From a single Sorghum bicolor cultivar BTx623 chromosome 5, Sorghum_bicolor_NCBIv3, whole genome shotgun sequence genomic region:
- the LOC8155311 gene encoding uncharacterized protein LOC8155311, protein MAAAAQQGNSAMMALGSGDGSDSRPGRRRRRRSRFRQRVGQVISDAPPEARPVVSSEVVPVYPPAFVQPLPCIINWTDLIARAEEDLKHAVIVNVSGDEPLADASVVAAAIAARMEIEPNSLVLRRASASSYLLVLPDLVSVDHLVGLQQPLRNGNFSLLCKKWSRLMGVAGKVLPWPIDVELRNIPSHVWETSTVEHLLSPHAWVQNVHQDTLNLIDLSVFRCLAWCSDPHLIPSSRKLWVSEPPVAVEEDPPVKRVLEYDIDIRFSIRFHPDGSAANPPSPPGDDDDSVDSQRRRRSRRLRSPSPPRPPSPVADGVPGVSGAGGPVQTWVASAEACVVPSSALPGLVSVSQVATSVPRRLPVLDFGYLGSSYSWCDCRLPSSLGSFIGLSATAGN, encoded by the coding sequence ATGGCTGCCGCAGCACAGCAAGGGAATTCTGCGATGATGGCGCTTGGCTCGGGTGATGGTTCGGACTCAAGGCCGGGAAGGCGCCGGCGTCGACGTTCGCGTTTCCGTCAGCGTGTAGGCCAAGTGATTTCTGACGCACCTCCGGAGGCCCGGCCTGTTGTTTCTTCAGAAGTTGTGCCAGTGTATCCCCCTGCTTTTGTGCAACCTCTCCCTTGCATCATCAACTGGACTGATCTCATTGCTCGGGCTGAGGAGGACCTTAAGCATGCGGTGATCGTGAATGTCAGTGGCGACGAGCCGTTGGCCGATGCGAGTGTGGTTGCTGCAGCCATCGCTGCGAGGATGGAAATCGAGCCGAACAGTTTGGTTCTTCGTCGTGCTTCTGCTTCAAGCTACCTGCTGGTTCTTCCTGACCTCGTCTCAGTGGATCATCTGGTTGGTCTCCAGCAGCCGCTCCGCAATGGCAATTTCAGCCTTTTGTGCAAAAAATGGAGTCGTCTGATGGGTGTAGCTGGGAAGGTTCTGCCTTGGCCGATCGATGTTGAGCTCCGCAACATTCCCTCCCATGTGTGGGAAACATCGACTGTGGAACATCTGCTAAGCCCGCATGCCTGGGTTCAGAACGTGCATCAGGACACTCTCAACTTGATAGATTTATCAGTCTTTCGTTGCTTAGCATGGTGCTCAGACCCTCATTTGATCCCTAGTTCCAGAAAGCTATGGGTTAGTGAGCCACCGGTCGCCGTCGAGGAGGATCCGCCGGTGAAGCGTGTGCTGGAGTATGATATTGACATCCGTTTCTCCATCCGGTTTCACCCTGATGGTTCTGCTGCAAACCCGCCTTCCCCGCCTGGGGATGACGACGACTCGGTTGATTCTCAGCGTCGGCGTCGTAGTCGCCGTCTGCGCTCTCCTTCGCCTCCACGCCCCCCAAGCCCGGTTGCTGATGGTGTGCCCGGTGTGTCTGGCGCTGGTGGGCCTGTCCAGACATGGGTGGCATCTGCTGAAGCATGTGTAGTCCCTTCATCGGCCTTGCCGGGGCTGgtctctgtttcccaggtggccaCTTCTGTCCCGCGTAGGCTCCCGGTCTTGGATTTTGGATATTTAGGGAGCTCGTACAGTTGGTGTGATTGTAGACTTCCTTCATCTTTGGGATCTTTTATTGGACTTTCAGCTACAGCCGGAAATTGA
- the LOC8155319 gene encoding oligosaccharyltransferase complex subunit ostc: MRTPRKRSKRRSDVAAPQAREEDEAGGSCAYHSAGEGEALGGSEEAGVGRARLEFRERRAERSARGLGVEKEPLDCQKTSEKPKPQAWPVFSLPPQGAMPPRSDHAGGSAAAAAATHADFDSIDPLFHVLRVLPFSFLRPPRTRLRLPSNLALPSPMTVFSLILLTYFAVVSGLVYDVIVEPPGIGSAQDPGTGAVRPVVFLPGRVNGQYIIEGLSSGFMFLLGGVGIILLDLAVDRTRPRSLRVSFGSAGAVAVVIAYAMAMLFLRIKIPGYLW; encoded by the coding sequence ATGAGAACGCCGCGCAAACGTAGCAAGAGGAGATCAGATGTTGCAGCGCCGCAGGCGcgggaggaggacgaggccggGGGCTCGTGCGCTTACCATTCCGCCGGCGAAGGAGAAGCTCTGGGCGGCTCAGAGGAGGCTGGGGTGGGGCGGGCGCGGCTAGAGTTCAGGGAGCGCAGGGCAGAGCGGAGCGCCCGGGGTTTGGGGGTAGAAAAAGAGCCCCTTGACTGCCAAAAGACGTCAGAAAAGCCCAAACCCCAGGCGTGGCCCGTATTCTCTCTTCCCCCACAAGGCGCGATGCCCCCTAGATCGGATCACGCCggcggcagcgccgccgccgcggcggccacGCATGCCGACTTCGACTCCATCGATCCCCTCTTCCACGTCCTCCGCGTGctccccttctccttcctccggcCGCCGCGCACCCGCCTGAGGCTGCCGTCGAACCTGGCGCTCCCGTCGCCCATGACCGTCTTCTCCCTCATCCTACTCACCTACTTCGCCGTCGTCTCCGGCCTCGTCTACGACGTCATCGTCGAGCCCCCCGGCATCGGCAGCGCCCAGGACCCCGGCACCGGCGCCGTCCGCCCCGTCGTCTTCCTCCCGGGCCGCGTCAACGGTCAGTACATCATCGAGGGGCTCTCCTCCGGGTTCATGTTCCTCCTTGGCGGCGTCGGCATCATCCTCCtcgacctcgccgtcgaccgcACCAGGCCCCGCAGCCTCCGCGTCTCGTTTGGAAGCGCCGGCGCGGTCGCCGTCGTCATCGCCTACGCCATGGCCATGCTCTTTCTCCGCATCAAGATCCCCGGCTACCTTTGGTGA